In Micromonospora purpureochromogenes, a single window of DNA contains:
- a CDS encoding SDR family NAD(P)-dependent oxidoreductase: MTSVAIVTGASSGIGAATARRLAAEGFHVLAAARRTDRLAGLVKEIEAAGGTATPVACDVTSDESVAGLAAAAQAAPGPVTLLVNNAGGARGLDPVESGAIGDWQWMYDVNVLGTLRVTQALLPALEASGAGTIVIVSSTAGFTVYEGGGGYTAAKHAQTAIAGTLRLELCGRPIRVIEIDPGMVRTDEFGLVRFDGDADKAAATYAGVPEPLVAEDVADCIAWCATRPHHVNVDRLVVRPLAQAAQHKVHRVGQ; this comes from the coding sequence ATGACCTCTGTCGCGATCGTCACCGGGGCGTCCAGCGGGATCGGCGCGGCGACCGCCCGCCGGCTGGCCGCCGAGGGCTTCCACGTGCTGGCCGCCGCCCGGCGTACCGACCGGCTGGCCGGGCTGGTCAAGGAGATCGAGGCGGCCGGCGGCACGGCCACCCCGGTGGCCTGCGACGTCACCTCCGACGAGTCGGTGGCCGGGTTGGCCGCTGCGGCGCAGGCGGCGCCCGGGCCGGTCACCCTGCTGGTGAACAACGCCGGCGGAGCGCGCGGGCTGGACCCGGTGGAGTCCGGCGCGATCGGCGACTGGCAGTGGATGTACGACGTCAACGTGCTCGGCACGCTCCGGGTCACCCAGGCGCTGCTGCCCGCGCTGGAGGCGTCCGGCGCCGGCACCATCGTGATCGTCTCCTCCACTGCCGGCTTCACCGTGTACGAGGGCGGCGGCGGCTACACCGCGGCCAAGCACGCGCAGACCGCGATCGCCGGGACGCTGCGGCTGGAGCTGTGTGGGCGGCCGATCCGGGTGATCGAGATCGACCCGGGCATGGTGCGGACCGACGAGTTCGGGCTGGTCCGCTTCGACGGGGACGCCGACAAGGCCGCCGCCACGTACGCGGGGGTGCCCGAGCCGCTGGTCGCCGAGGACGTGGCCGACTGCATCGCCTGGTGCGCGACCCGCCCGCACCACGTCAACGTGGACCGGTTGGTGGTCCGCCCGTTGGCCCAGGCCGCCCAGCACAAGGTGCACCGGGTCGGGCAGTGA
- a CDS encoding class I SAM-dependent methyltransferase yields MRPQGVVTRGTTNPNRLRRVDNWIVATCGDRLRAAADPLVVDLGYGATPVTAVELRARLATGVRADVRVVGLEIDPVRVAAAAPAADPPGLTFARGGFELAGLRPVLVRAFNVLRQYDESEVAAAWGTVTDRLAPGGALIEGTCDELGRLGSWVLVDTAGPRTLTLAARLATLETPAQLAERLPKALIHRNVPGERVHDLIRALDDAWQAAAGYAPFGPRQRWLRAVGTLKQAGWPVLDRPHRWRQGELTLPWPAVAPT; encoded by the coding sequence GTGCGGCCCCAGGGCGTGGTGACCCGGGGGACGACGAACCCCAACCGGCTGCGGCGGGTGGACAACTGGATCGTGGCCACCTGCGGCGACCGGCTCCGCGCCGCCGCCGACCCGCTGGTGGTCGACCTCGGCTACGGCGCCACCCCGGTCACCGCCGTGGAGCTGCGCGCCCGGCTGGCCACCGGGGTCCGCGCCGACGTGCGGGTGGTCGGGCTGGAGATCGATCCGGTACGGGTGGCCGCCGCCGCGCCCGCGGCCGACCCGCCCGGACTGACCTTCGCCCGGGGCGGCTTCGAGCTGGCCGGCCTGCGTCCGGTCCTGGTACGCGCGTTCAACGTCCTGCGCCAGTACGACGAGAGCGAGGTTGCCGCCGCCTGGGGTACGGTCACCGACCGGCTCGCCCCGGGCGGGGCGTTGATCGAGGGAACCTGCGACGAGTTGGGCCGGCTGGGCAGCTGGGTGCTGGTCGACACGGCCGGCCCGCGCACGCTGACCCTGGCCGCCCGCCTGGCGACCCTGGAGACCCCGGCCCAGCTGGCCGAGCGCCTGCCCAAGGCGCTGATCCACCGCAACGTCCCGGGCGAGCGGGTACACGACCTGATCCGCGCCCTCGACGACGCCTGGCAGGCCGCCGCCGGCTACGCCCCGTTCGGCCCCCGCCAGCGCTGGCTCCGCGCGGTCGGCACCCTCAAGCAGGCCGGCTGGCCGGTCCTCGACCGCCCGCACCGCTGGCGCCAGGGCGAACTCACCCTCCCCTGGCCCGCCGTCGCCCCCACCTGA
- a CDS encoding type III secretion system chaperone family protein translates to MSAKSDLAALIESVCTERELDWESTGEGSYAVTLPGTHKLKTVCNLIVGEHALRVEAFVMRQPDERREELWAWLLQRNARMYGVSFSIDAVGDVYLTGRVNPAGIDADELDRLLGAVLTYADESFDTMLEIGFGSSIRREWEWRVKRGESTANLAAFAHLFEPSTGGSDRS, encoded by the coding sequence ATGAGCGCGAAGAGCGACCTGGCCGCCCTGATCGAGTCCGTCTGCACCGAGCGTGAGCTGGACTGGGAGTCGACCGGCGAGGGTTCCTACGCGGTCACCCTGCCCGGCACGCACAAGCTCAAGACGGTCTGCAACCTGATCGTCGGTGAGCACGCGCTGCGGGTCGAGGCGTTCGTGATGCGCCAGCCCGACGAGCGGCGCGAGGAGCTGTGGGCCTGGCTGTTGCAGCGCAACGCCCGGATGTACGGCGTCTCGTTCTCCATCGACGCGGTGGGCGACGTCTACCTCACCGGTCGGGTCAACCCGGCCGGGATCGACGCCGACGAGCTGGACCGGCTGCTCGGCGCGGTGCTCACGTACGCGGACGAGTCGTTCGACACGATGCTGGAGATCGGCTTCGGCAGCTCGATCCGCCGGGAGTGGGAGTGGCGGGTCAAGCGGGGCGAGTCCACCGCCAACCTCGCCGCCTTCGCCCACCTTTTCGAGCCGTCCACCGGAGGTTCGGACCGGTCCTGA
- a CDS encoding carbohydrate ABC transporter permease yields the protein MAVQLDARPPVVPVPRHARSNRGNRLARFDTRYSPYLYIAPFFLLFAVFGIYPLVYTFWVSLHDWDLLGVDPTFIGAQNYTQLMADPDFWHSVVNTLGIFVISTVPQLLLALWLANLLNRQLRARTGWRMAVLIPNVTSTAAVAIVFGVLFGREFGMINWMLDLVGIDAIDWKANRFASWVAISTMVDWRWTGYNALIFLAAMQAIPRDLYESASIDGAGRARQFWSITVPLLKPTIIFAVIISTIGGLQLFTEPRLFNSGTNAIRGGPLRESQTVTMYMFENAFAPHYNFGYGSAIAWLLFALIAVVAAINVLVLRRLGGGGRKEESR from the coding sequence ATGGCCGTCCAGCTCGACGCGCGCCCCCCGGTCGTACCGGTGCCGCGCCACGCCCGCTCGAACCGGGGCAACCGGCTCGCCCGGTTCGACACCCGGTACTCGCCCTACCTCTACATCGCCCCGTTCTTCCTGCTCTTCGCGGTCTTCGGGATCTACCCGCTGGTCTACACCTTCTGGGTCTCGCTGCACGACTGGGACCTGCTCGGGGTCGACCCCACGTTCATCGGGGCGCAGAACTACACCCAGCTGATGGCCGACCCCGACTTCTGGCACTCGGTGGTCAACACCCTCGGCATCTTCGTCATCTCGACGGTCCCGCAGCTCCTCCTCGCGCTGTGGCTGGCCAACCTGCTGAACCGGCAGTTGCGGGCCCGGACGGGCTGGCGGATGGCGGTGCTGATCCCGAACGTCACCTCCACCGCCGCGGTCGCGATCGTCTTCGGCGTACTCTTCGGCCGCGAGTTCGGCATGATCAACTGGATGCTCGACCTGGTCGGGATCGACGCGATCGACTGGAAGGCCAACCGGTTCGCCTCCTGGGTGGCCATCTCCACCATGGTCGACTGGCGGTGGACGGGCTACAACGCGCTGATCTTCCTGGCCGCGATGCAGGCCATCCCGCGCGACCTGTACGAGTCCGCCTCGATCGACGGTGCCGGCCGCGCCCGGCAGTTCTGGTCGATCACCGTGCCACTGCTCAAGCCGACGATCATATTCGCGGTCATCATCTCCACCATCGGCGGGCTCCAGCTCTTCACCGAGCCCCGCCTCTTCAACTCCGGCACCAACGCGATCCGGGGCGGGCCGCTGCGCGAGTCGCAGACGGTGACCATGTACATGTTCGAGAACGCCTTCGCGCCGCACTACAACTTCGGCTACGGCTCCGCCATCGCCTGGCTGCTCTTCGCGCTGATCGCGGTGGTCGCGGCCATCAACGTGCTGGTCCTGCGCCGGCTCGGCGGCGGCGGGCGCAAGGAGGAATCCCGATGA
- a CDS encoding maleylpyruvate isomerase family mycothiol-dependent enzyme: protein MSRLHGTKDFWIGALRVDGPAFAAAVAEAPPETPVLSCPGWTVADLTLHLAGIYHWVHSFVGSGETAQPARRDRAELPSGVTPLQLWQHGYDQLMTLFDTLDPEAPAWNWAPQPKKAGFWPRRMAHETAVHRWDAQLAIAAGEPIEAKLAADGISEVLDTWLPAGRRAVPGQWHGVVQLTATDAAQDWYLRLRGEGVALLDTATVFGHEDHHARVQVTGTASDLLLALWGRIGYDALGVTGDRTLLDGLRTG, encoded by the coding sequence ATGAGCAGGTTGCACGGCACGAAGGACTTCTGGATCGGGGCGCTCCGGGTGGACGGCCCGGCGTTCGCCGCCGCGGTGGCCGAGGCACCGCCCGAGACACCGGTGCTCTCCTGTCCGGGCTGGACGGTCGCCGACCTCACGCTGCACCTCGCCGGCATCTACCACTGGGTGCATTCGTTCGTCGGCTCCGGGGAGACCGCCCAGCCGGCCCGCCGGGACCGCGCGGAGCTGCCCAGCGGGGTGACCCCGCTCCAGCTCTGGCAGCACGGGTACGACCAGCTGATGACCCTCTTCGACACCCTCGACCCGGAGGCACCGGCGTGGAACTGGGCGCCGCAGCCGAAGAAGGCCGGCTTCTGGCCGCGCCGGATGGCGCACGAGACCGCGGTGCACCGCTGGGACGCCCAGCTCGCCATCGCCGCCGGTGAGCCGATCGAGGCCAAACTCGCGGCGGACGGGATCAGCGAGGTGCTGGACACCTGGCTGCCGGCCGGGCGCCGGGCGGTGCCGGGCCAGTGGCACGGGGTGGTGCAGCTGACCGCGACCGACGCCGCGCAGGACTGGTACCTGCGGCTGCGCGGCGAGGGGGTGGCCCTGCTCGACACCGCCACGGTCTTCGGCCACGAGGACCACCACGCCCGGGTGCAGGTCACCGGCACCGCCAGCGACCTGCTGCTCGCCCTCTGGGGTCGGATCGGGTACGACGCCCTCGGCGTCACCGGCGACCGCACCCTCCTGGACGGCCTGCGCACCGGCTGA
- the mshA gene encoding D-inositol-3-phosphate glycosyltransferase has product MAEMHTGVGRQRGARPWPRPRRIATLSVHTSPLHQPGTGDAGGMNVYILEVARRLAEADVEVEIFTRATSGDLPPVVEMAPGVHVRHITSGPLEGLTKEELPGQLCAFTAGVLRAEAARPPGHYDLIHSHYWLSGQVGWLAKERWGVPLVHTAHTLAKVKNAQLAAGDRPEPKARVIGEEQVVAEADRLVANTRVEAADLIGRYDAEPARVAVVEPGVDLDRFRPAPGDRVAATRAARRRLGLPTDGHVVAFVGRIQPLKAPDVLVRAVAALRDCDPALAEELTVVICGGPSGSGLDRPTSLMELAGSLGVADRVRFLPPQTGDDLPALYRAADLVAVPSYNESFGLVALEAQACGTPVVAAAVGGLVTAVRDGVSGVLVDGHDPAEWAATLARLLPDRALRADLAVGAARHARNFSWQRTVSGLLAVYGEAIAEHRGRLAAQLARDPALSCSW; this is encoded by the coding sequence GTGGCGGAAATGCACACCGGCGTCGGTCGTCAGCGAGGTGCCCGACCGTGGCCCCGCCCCCGGCGGATCGCCACCCTGTCGGTGCACACCTCCCCGTTGCACCAGCCCGGCACCGGTGACGCCGGCGGGATGAACGTCTACATCCTGGAGGTCGCCCGGCGGCTCGCCGAGGCCGACGTCGAGGTGGAGATCTTCACCCGGGCCACCTCCGGTGACCTGCCCCCGGTGGTCGAGATGGCGCCCGGCGTGCACGTCCGGCACATCACCTCCGGGCCGCTGGAGGGGCTGACCAAGGAGGAACTGCCCGGGCAGCTCTGCGCCTTCACCGCCGGCGTGCTGCGCGCCGAGGCGGCCCGCCCGCCCGGCCACTACGACCTGATCCACTCGCACTACTGGCTCTCCGGCCAGGTCGGCTGGCTGGCCAAGGAGCGCTGGGGAGTGCCGCTGGTGCACACCGCGCACACCCTGGCCAAGGTCAAGAACGCCCAGCTCGCCGCCGGTGACCGCCCCGAGCCCAAGGCCCGGGTGATCGGCGAGGAGCAGGTGGTCGCCGAGGCCGACCGGCTGGTGGCCAACACCCGGGTCGAGGCGGCCGACCTGATCGGCCGCTACGACGCCGAACCGGCCCGCGTCGCCGTGGTCGAGCCCGGCGTCGACCTGGACCGCTTCCGTCCCGCCCCCGGTGACCGGGTCGCGGCCACCCGCGCCGCCCGCCGCCGGCTGGGGCTGCCCACCGACGGCCACGTGGTGGCCTTCGTCGGTCGGATCCAGCCGCTGAAGGCGCCCGACGTGCTGGTCCGCGCGGTCGCCGCGCTGCGCGATTGCGACCCGGCCCTCGCCGAGGAGCTGACCGTGGTGATCTGCGGCGGCCCGAGCGGCAGCGGGCTCGACCGGCCCACCTCGCTGATGGAGCTGGCCGGATCGCTCGGTGTCGCCGACCGGGTGCGCTTCCTGCCCCCGCAGACCGGCGACGACCTGCCCGCCCTCTACCGGGCCGCCGACCTGGTCGCGGTGCCCTCGTACAACGAGTCGTTCGGCCTGGTCGCCCTGGAGGCGCAGGCCTGCGGTACGCCCGTCGTGGCGGCCGCCGTCGGTGGCCTGGTCACCGCCGTGCGGGACGGGGTCAGCGGGGTGCTCGTCGACGGCCACGACCCGGCCGAGTGGGCTGCCACGCTCGCCCGGCTGCTGCCCGACCGGGCGCTGCGGGCCGACCTCGCGGTGGGCGCGGCCCGGCACGCGCGCAACTTCTCCTGGCAGCGCACCGTCTCCGGCCTGCTCGCCGTCTACGGGGAGGCGATCGCCGAGCACCGGGGACGGCTGGCCGCCCAGCTCGCCAGGGACCCGGCGTTGTCCTGTTCCTGGTGA
- a CDS encoding carbohydrate ABC transporter permease, with protein sequence MTRLWSAGRLTYAALTLTALASIFPIYWMFVVASRTSDAMGEVPPPVTPGGNLGANIARLFANTDAYFLTGLANSTIVAVSVTVSVVFFSTLAGFAFAKLRFRGRNALLLVIIATMMVPTQLGVIPLYMLMTKLNWNDRLPAVIVPALVTGFGVFMMRQYAGQAVSTELIEAARMDGCNTARIYWNVVLPALRPAAAVLGLLTFMTTWNDFLWPYAVLNDPENPTVQLSLRALSDGYYQDMSQVFTGTAIATLPLLLVFIVFGRQIIGGIMEGAVKA encoded by the coding sequence ATGACCCGACTCTGGTCGGCCGGCCGGCTCACCTACGCGGCACTGACCCTCACCGCCCTGGCGTCGATCTTCCCGATCTACTGGATGTTCGTGGTCGCCAGCCGCACCAGCGACGCGATGGGCGAGGTGCCGCCCCCGGTCACCCCCGGCGGCAACCTGGGCGCGAACATCGCCCGGCTCTTCGCCAACACCGACGCGTACTTCCTGACCGGCCTGGCGAACTCCACGATCGTGGCGGTGTCGGTCACCGTCTCGGTGGTCTTCTTCTCCACCCTGGCCGGCTTCGCCTTCGCCAAGCTGCGGTTCCGTGGGCGCAACGCGCTGCTGCTGGTCATCATCGCGACGATGATGGTGCCCACCCAGCTCGGCGTCATCCCGCTGTACATGCTGATGACCAAGCTGAACTGGAACGACCGGCTGCCGGCCGTGATCGTGCCGGCCCTGGTGACCGGCTTCGGGGTCTTCATGATGCGCCAGTACGCAGGCCAGGCCGTCAGCACCGAGCTGATCGAGGCCGCCCGGATGGACGGCTGCAACACCGCGAGGATCTACTGGAACGTGGTGCTGCCCGCGCTGCGCCCCGCCGCCGCCGTCCTCGGCCTGCTCACGTTCATGACCACCTGGAACGACTTCCTCTGGCCGTACGCGGTGCTCAACGACCCGGAGAACCCGACCGTGCAGCTGTCGCTGCGGGCCCTGTCGGACGGGTACTACCAGGACATGTCGCAGGTGTTCACCGGTACGGCCATCGCGACGCTGCCCCTGCTGCTGGTGTTCATCGTGTTCGGCCGCCAGATCATCGGCGGCATCATGGAAGGTGCGGTCAAGGCGTGA
- a CDS encoding ABC transporter substrate-binding protein, with protein MGTFSRRRLAAVALVATTALLGTAACAGEDDSAKDGPITLTVDVFGQFGYEELYKEYMASHPDVKIVERGTGSNLDEYSPKLTQWLAAGKGAGDVVAIEEGLLVEYKANPQNFVNLLDHGAADLKGNFLDWKWNQGLTADSKQLIGLGTDVGGIAMCYRKDLFAKAGLPTERDEVSKLWPTWQDYIATGEKFKAANTGASFLDAATNTFNTILLQTAGNTSGYSYYDTSDKLVVDSNPAVKQAFDTTVDIIDSGLSGKYGSWSEEWVSAFKQSKFATIACPAWMTGVIEGNAGPAAKGKWDIAQVPGNGGNWGGSFLAVPKQSKQQAEAIELAKFLTSAKGQIGAFKAKGPLPSSPQALDDPAIADSTNAYFSAAPVGKIFGTGAKSLKPVYMGPKNQAVRTEVENAVRTVELGQRTPEQGWTDAVNNAKKAAAK; from the coding sequence ATGGGTACCTTTTCGCGCCGCCGTCTGGCGGCGGTGGCCCTGGTGGCCACCACCGCCCTGCTCGGCACCGCCGCCTGCGCCGGCGAGGACGACTCCGCCAAGGACGGGCCGATCACGCTGACCGTCGACGTGTTCGGCCAGTTCGGCTACGAGGAGCTCTACAAGGAGTACATGGCCAGCCACCCCGACGTGAAGATCGTCGAGCGGGGCACCGGCAGCAACCTCGACGAGTACTCGCCGAAGCTCACCCAGTGGCTCGCCGCCGGCAAGGGCGCGGGCGACGTGGTGGCCATCGAGGAGGGACTGCTGGTCGAGTACAAGGCCAACCCGCAGAACTTCGTCAACCTGCTCGACCACGGGGCCGCCGACCTCAAGGGCAACTTCCTGGACTGGAAGTGGAACCAGGGGCTCACCGCCGACAGCAAGCAGCTGATCGGCCTCGGCACCGACGTCGGCGGCATCGCGATGTGCTACCGCAAGGACCTCTTCGCCAAGGCCGGCCTGCCCACCGAGCGGGACGAGGTCTCCAAGCTCTGGCCGACCTGGCAGGACTACATCGCCACCGGCGAGAAGTTCAAGGCCGCCAACACCGGGGCGTCCTTCCTCGACGCGGCGACCAACACGTTCAACACGATCCTGCTCCAGACCGCCGGCAACACCTCCGGCTACAGCTACTACGACACCAGCGACAAGCTGGTGGTCGACAGCAACCCGGCCGTGAAGCAGGCCTTCGACACCACCGTCGACATCATCGACTCCGGCCTCTCCGGCAAGTACGGCTCCTGGTCGGAGGAGTGGGTCTCCGCCTTCAAACAGTCGAAGTTCGCCACCATCGCCTGCCCCGCCTGGATGACCGGAGTCATCGAGGGCAACGCCGGCCCGGCCGCCAAGGGCAAGTGGGACATCGCCCAGGTTCCCGGCAACGGCGGCAACTGGGGTGGCTCGTTCCTCGCCGTGCCGAAGCAGAGCAAGCAACAGGCCGAGGCGATCGAGCTGGCCAAGTTCCTGACCAGCGCCAAGGGCCAGATCGGCGCGTTCAAGGCCAAGGGCCCGCTGCCCTCGTCGCCGCAGGCGCTCGACGACCCGGCGATCGCCGACTCGACGAACGCGTACTTCTCCGCCGCCCCGGTCGGCAAGATCTTCGGCACCGGCGCCAAGAGCCTGAAGCCGGTCTACATGGGCCCGAAGAACCAGGCCGTCCGCACCGAGGTGGAGAACGCGGTACGCACCGTCGAGCTGGGCCAGCGCACCCCCGAGCAGGGCTGGACCGACGCCGTCAACAACGCGAAGAAGGCCGCCGCCAAGTAG
- a CDS encoding UDP-N-acetylmuramate dehydrogenase — MSDVYAQPTTGADPADPATLARYTTLRLGGLAGRLETATSAEEIVRTVRQARQRDEPVLILAGGSNVVVGDEGFPGTVVLVRSRGLRVVAEDADTVTVRVEAGEPWDDLVAATVDNGWSGLECLSGIPGSAGATPIQNVGAYGQEVAESITGVQVYDRADDSLGRVEAADCGFAYRSSIFKYSDRWVVLSVDFRLHRSTLSGPVRYTELARALGVEVGDRVPLADARATVLKLRAGKGMVLDATDPDTWSVGSFFTNPVLDREAYELLRERATELGEPPSWPCPGDMVKVSAAWLIDKAGFAKGHPGPEGTAISSKHTLALTNHTGTASTAALVALARDIRDTVHARFAVTLHPEPVLINCTI, encoded by the coding sequence GTGTCAGACGTCTACGCCCAGCCGACAACCGGAGCCGACCCCGCCGACCCGGCCACCCTGGCGAGATACACCACGCTGCGCCTCGGCGGCCTCGCCGGCCGGCTGGAGACCGCCACCAGCGCCGAGGAAATCGTACGAACCGTGCGCCAGGCGCGACAGCGGGACGAGCCCGTCCTCATCCTCGCGGGCGGCAGCAACGTGGTGGTGGGCGACGAGGGCTTCCCCGGCACGGTCGTGCTGGTCCGGTCGCGGGGGCTGCGGGTGGTCGCCGAGGACGCCGACACCGTCACCGTACGGGTCGAGGCCGGCGAGCCCTGGGACGACCTGGTTGCCGCCACCGTGGACAACGGCTGGTCGGGGCTGGAGTGTCTCTCCGGCATCCCCGGCTCGGCCGGCGCCACCCCGATCCAGAACGTCGGCGCGTACGGCCAGGAGGTCGCCGAGAGCATCACCGGCGTCCAGGTGTACGACCGCGCCGACGACAGCCTCGGCCGGGTCGAGGCGGCGGACTGCGGCTTCGCCTACCGGTCCAGCATCTTCAAGTACAGCGACCGCTGGGTGGTGCTCTCGGTCGACTTCCGGCTGCACCGCTCGACGCTCTCCGGTCCGGTCCGCTACACCGAGCTGGCCCGGGCGCTCGGCGTCGAGGTGGGCGACCGGGTGCCGCTGGCCGACGCCCGCGCGACGGTGCTGAAGCTGCGCGCCGGCAAGGGCATGGTGCTTGACGCCACCGACCCGGACACCTGGTCGGTGGGCTCGTTCTTCACCAACCCGGTACTCGACCGGGAGGCGTACGAGCTGCTGCGCGAACGCGCCACCGAACTCGGCGAGCCGCCCTCCTGGCCCTGCCCGGGCGACATGGTGAAGGTCAGCGCCGCCTGGCTGATCGACAAGGCCGGCTTCGCCAAGGGCCACCCCGGCCCCGAGGGCACCGCGATCTCCAGCAAGCACACCCTGGCCCTGACCAACCACACCGGCACGGCGAGCACGGCGGCCCTGGTCGCCCTCGCCCGCGACATCCGCGACACGGTCCACGCCCGTTTCGCCGTCACCCTCCACCCCGAACCCGTCCTGATCAACTGCACCATCTGA
- a CDS encoding GH1 family beta-glucosidase, whose protein sequence is MSELRFPEGFVWGAATAAYQIEGAVHDDGRGPSIWDTFSRTPGKVFQGHTGDVACDHYHRYADDVALMAGLGLGAYRFSVAWPRIQPDGTGPVNPRGLDFYDRLTDALLDRGVDPIVTLYHWDLPQALQDRGGWTNRDTAEHLADYAVAVHSRLGDRVRTWTTLNEPWCSAYLGYGNGVHAPGERDAGAAFAAVHHLLLGHGLAARALRAAGAPTLGITLNPADVQPADPASAADVAAARLVDGLHNRIFLDPLTGAGYPDDVLAHLGRLVAPTFIRDGDEKIIAAPIDLLGVNYYAPTYVAGRPDAAGGGGAYPGTEGVVEFLPPTGPLTDMGWMIEATGLTRLLERIARDYPGLPMLITENGGAFPDKPGADGQDGLGQVMDTDRIAYLDGHLRAAHQAIARGVDLRGYLVWSLLDNFEWAEGYRKRFGIVHVDYLTQRRTPKSSARWYQEVISRNGL, encoded by the coding sequence GTGAGTGAGCTGCGTTTTCCCGAGGGCTTCGTCTGGGGCGCCGCGACCGCGGCCTACCAGATCGAGGGCGCGGTCCACGACGACGGTCGCGGCCCGTCGATCTGGGACACCTTCAGCCGTACGCCGGGGAAGGTCTTCCAGGGGCACACCGGCGACGTCGCGTGCGACCACTACCACCGGTACGCCGACGACGTGGCGCTGATGGCCGGGCTGGGGCTGGGGGCGTACCGGTTCTCGGTGGCCTGGCCCCGGATCCAGCCCGACGGCACCGGCCCGGTCAACCCGCGCGGGCTGGACTTCTACGACCGGCTCACCGACGCACTGCTCGACCGGGGCGTCGACCCGATCGTCACGCTCTACCACTGGGACCTGCCGCAGGCCCTGCAGGACCGGGGCGGCTGGACCAACCGGGACACCGCCGAGCACCTCGCCGACTACGCCGTCGCCGTGCACAGCCGGCTCGGTGACCGGGTCCGCACCTGGACCACGCTCAACGAGCCCTGGTGCTCGGCCTATCTCGGGTACGGCAACGGGGTGCACGCGCCCGGCGAGCGCGACGCGGGGGCGGCCTTCGCCGCCGTACACCATCTCCTGCTGGGGCACGGCCTGGCGGCCCGCGCGCTGCGCGCGGCCGGCGCGCCGACCCTCGGGATCACCCTCAACCCGGCCGACGTGCAGCCCGCCGACCCGGCCAGCGCCGCCGACGTCGCCGCCGCCCGGCTGGTCGACGGCCTGCACAACCGGATCTTCCTCGACCCGCTGACCGGCGCCGGCTACCCCGACGACGTGCTGGCGCACCTCGGCCGGCTGGTGGCGCCGACGTTCATCCGGGACGGCGACGAGAAGATCATCGCCGCGCCGATCGACCTGCTCGGGGTGAACTACTACGCCCCGACCTACGTCGCCGGCCGTCCGGATGCCGCCGGCGGCGGCGGGGCGTACCCGGGCACCGAGGGCGTGGTGGAGTTTCTGCCGCCCACCGGCCCGCTGACCGACATGGGGTGGATGATCGAGGCGACCGGGCTGACCCGGCTGCTGGAGCGGATCGCCCGGGACTACCCGGGGCTGCCGATGCTGATCACCGAGAACGGCGGCGCCTTTCCGGACAAGCCCGGCGCCGACGGCCAGGACGGTCTCGGCCAGGTGATGGACACCGACCGGATCGCCTACCTCGACGGGCACCTGCGGGCGGCGCACCAGGCCATCGCCCGGGGGGTGGACCTGCGCGGCTATCTCGTATGGTCGTTGCTGGACAACTTCGAGTGGGCCGAGGGCTATCGGAAGCGGTTCGGGATCGTCCACGTCGACTACCTGACCCAGCGGCGCACACCGAAATCCAGCGCCCGGTGGTACCAGGAGGTGATCTCCCGGAACGGGCTGTGA